From one Thermatribacter velox genomic stretch:
- a CDS encoding 4Fe-4S dicluster domain-containing protein, which yields MFSEEVREIARRLLAEKEVDMIIGYQWGSLPFRTSPLFAEELQDVEKMIFNPLCSVNLSRYLQRYKKSDKRLGIVAKGCDARSLIVLLQEEQFERERLKIIGVPCRGILDWRKMWDSLGNFSHDAVFWKEEGFVIEGKEYHYQDFMENTCLRCRYPNPPLYDFLVGEPLDKSNWEKFGLDYVQEMDSKSPEKRFDELYRELSSCIRCYACREACPLCYCNECFVESTHPRWTTPCPTFSDNFVFHMGRAMHLAGRCVECGACERACPVGIPIALLTIKVESIVKEYFGFEAGLSLEEKAPLLTYKENDPNEFIK from the coding sequence ATGTTTTCTGAAGAGGTAAGGGAAATTGCCCGCAGGTTGCTTGCGGAGAAAGAAGTGGATATGATTATCGGTTACCAGTGGGGTTCTCTTCCTTTCCGAACTTCGCCTTTGTTTGCTGAAGAGCTGCAGGATGTTGAAAAAATGATTTTTAATCCGTTGTGTTCGGTCAACCTTTCCAGGTATCTTCAGCGTTATAAAAAAAGTGATAAAAGACTGGGCATCGTTGCTAAGGGCTGTGATGCACGGTCGCTAATAGTTCTTCTTCAGGAAGAGCAATTTGAGCGTGAGCGCTTGAAAATCATTGGCGTCCCATGCAGAGGTATTTTGGACTGGAGAAAGATGTGGGATTCTCTGGGAAACTTTTCCCATGATGCAGTTTTTTGGAAGGAAGAGGGTTTTGTTATCGAGGGAAAGGAATATCACTATCAGGATTTTATGGAAAACACCTGTCTTCGTTGCCGATATCCCAACCCTCCTCTTTATGATTTCTTGGTCGGCGAGCCTCTTGACAAGAGTAATTGGGAGAAATTTGGTTTGGATTATGTGCAAGAAATGGATTCAAAAAGTCCTGAAAAGCGTTTTGACGAGCTTTACAGAGAGCTTAGCTCCTGTATTCGCTGCTATGCTTGTCGTGAAGCCTGCCCTCTTTGCTACTGCAACGAATGTTTTGTGGAAAGCACCCACCCTCGCTGGACAACTCCCTGTCCAACTTTCTCTGACAATTTTGTTTTCCACATGGGCCGTGCCATGCACCTTGCTGGTCGTTGCGTAGAGTGTGGAGCTTGCGAGCGAGCCTGTCCGGTAGGAATCCCCATTGCGCTTCTCACTATTAAGGTGGAGAGCATTGTTAAGGAGTATTTTGGTTTTGAAGCAGGGTTAAGCCTTGAAGAAAAAGCACCCTTGCTTACTTACAAAGAAAATGACCCTAACGAATTTATAAAGTGA
- a CDS encoding 4Fe-4S dicluster domain-containing protein yields the protein MRKGYWNQEKFREWIVNERDRVWVTQRLKNKYPDLFKSLDREIRTVKEAFYPQWRKVCRFLWNRKGWSVEDLPVEEESLPSLVFALPCEAKAVLDVLDRIFIGKEPPDGLYFSHRRSLRLVIVACLAPEVTCFCNWVGGGPFWHTDDSPFLVPLEEGLYLEDPADVFPLTYEGISAGLSKEVEKLRKRSESFLEPFVINEDFPERLYDNFYSEKWEKLARKCFNCGACTFLCPTCYCFDLVMDGALKGYQLCSWDSCMFPKFTLHASGHNPRPGYTERVRQRVLHKFSYFPMREGSFGCVGCGVCVTACPVNWDIREVVRGMLQEVGDKKRE from the coding sequence ATGAGAAAGGGTTACTGGAACCAGGAAAAGTTTCGAGAATGGATTGTGAATGAAAGGGACAGGGTATGGGTTACCCAGCGGCTGAAAAACAAATATCCGGATCTCTTTAAAAGCCTGGACAGAGAAATACGTACTGTGAAGGAAGCCTTTTATCCTCAATGGCGCAAAGTTTGTCGCTTCTTATGGAATAGAAAAGGATGGTCTGTGGAGGATTTGCCGGTTGAGGAGGAATCGCTACCCTCTTTGGTTTTTGCCTTGCCTTGCGAGGCAAAAGCGGTTTTGGATGTTCTGGACAGAATTTTTATTGGAAAAGAACCTCCAGATGGTCTCTATTTTTCACATCGTCGTTCTCTTCGTTTGGTGATTGTGGCCTGTCTTGCTCCCGAGGTAACCTGTTTCTGTAACTGGGTGGGTGGTGGACCCTTTTGGCATACTGATGATTCTCCCTTTCTGGTGCCTCTGGAGGAAGGGTTATATTTGGAGGATCCTGCTGATGTTTTCCCACTCACTTATGAAGGGATAAGTGCTGGGTTATCGAAAGAGGTTGAGAAGTTAAGAAAAAGAAGTGAATCTTTTTTAGAGCCTTTTGTTATAAATGAGGACTTTCCAGAGAGACTTTACGATAATTTTTACAGCGAAAAATGGGAAAAACTGGCTCGGAAGTGCTTTAACTGCGGAGCTTGTACTTTTCTATGCCCTACCTGTTATTGTTTTGATCTTGTGATGGATGGGGCGCTGAAGGGTTATCAGCTTTGTAGCTGGGACAGCTGTATGTTTCCTAAATTTACCTTGCATGCTTCGGGTCATAATCCACGTCCCGGTTATACCGAGAGAGTGCGCCAGAGGGTTCTCCATAAGTTTTCCTATTTTCCAATGCGTGAGGGTAGTTTTGGGTGTGTTGGTTGTGGGGTTTGTGTGACCGCTTGTCCGGTTAACTGGGACATCAGAGAAGTGGTTAGGGGAATGTTGCAAGAGGTGGGTGACAAAAAGCGTGAGTAA